In Lachnospiraceae bacterium, one DNA window encodes the following:
- a CDS encoding glycosyltransferase family 2 protein produces the protein MSNAAKVTVVIPNYNGLKFMEPCFKALEMQICRDFEILVVDNGSGDGSVEWLKEHEIPSIFLETNTGFSGAVNVGIRASKTPYVILLNNDTEPDCHYIGEMIKAIERSPKIFSVSSKMIQLYDHSKMDDAGDMYTLMGWAFQRGVGRPSGGYNRVFRVFSACAGAAIYRREVFETIGYFDEMHFAYLEDIDVGYRARIYGYDNIYCPTAVVYHVGSGTSGSRYNSFKVRLAARNNVYLNYKNMPLFQLVLNSLPLGLGILVKYAFFRKIGFGKDYIDGLKEGFKTAKQCRKVKYDKKHLKNYLAIEWGLCTGTLLYIREFLARQAAKL, from the coding sequence ATGAGTAATGCTGCGAAAGTAACGGTGGTTATTCCCAATTATAACGGACTTAAGTTTATGGAGCCATGCTTTAAGGCGCTGGAGATGCAGATCTGCCGGGATTTTGAGATCTTGGTGGTGGATAATGGCTCTGGGGACGGAAGTGTGGAATGGTTAAAGGAACATGAGATCCCAAGTATTTTCCTTGAGACAAATACCGGATTTTCCGGAGCTGTCAATGTGGGGATCAGGGCGTCAAAAACACCTTATGTGATCCTTTTAAATAATGATACGGAGCCGGACTGCCATTATATCGGGGAAATGATAAAGGCCATTGAGCGTTCGCCGAAGATATTTTCTGTCAGCAGCAAGATGATCCAGCTGTATGACCACAGCAAAATGGATGATGCGGGAGATATGTATACTCTTATGGGATGGGCTTTTCAAAGGGGCGTGGGACGGCCCTCCGGCGGCTATAACAGAGTCTTTCGGGTATTTTCTGCCTGTGCTGGGGCTGCTATTTACCGCAGGGAGGTATTTGAGACCATCGGTTATTTTGATGAGATGCATTTTGCATATCTGGAAGATATTGATGTGGGCTACAGGGCCCGTATCTATGGATATGATAATATTTACTGCCCCACAGCGGTCGTTTATCATGTAGGAAGCGGCACCAGCGGTTCCCGCTATAATTCCTTTAAGGTGCGGCTGGCAGCAAGGAATAATGTGTATCTGAATTATAAAAACATGCCTCTTTTCCAGCTGGTATTAAACAGTCTTCCCCTGGGACTTGGAATCCTGGTAAAATATGCTTTTTTCAGGAAGATCGGCTTTGGAAAGGATTACATTGACGGTTTAAAAGAGGGATTTAAAACTGCAAAACAGTGCAGAAAAGTGAAATATGATAAGAAGCATCTGAAAAATTATTTGGCTATTGAGTGGGGGTTATGTACCGGAACCCTGCTGTATATCCGGGAATTTTTGGCGAGACAGGCGGCAAAATTGTGA
- a CDS encoding undecaprenyl-phosphate glucose phosphotransferase gives MIKDNQKSLNHVQVLLDAVVTAAAYVLAWFIIVSGKVVPLRGATLEPGPYFVALIFIVPVYLILNGCFHLYVPKRIQGRRVEFANICKANVIGLMLFTLILFGGRSFIVHLGYFSTRMLLVFFALNILLLAGERLAIRLFLRSLRTNGYNQKHVLMIGYSRAAEGFIDRVSLNPEWGYHIQGILDDHKDPGYVYKKIPVLGPISDLETFLAANTLDEIVITLSIGEYANLEQIVAACEKSGVHTKFIPDYNNIIPTIPYMEDLQGLPVINIRHVPLTNVFNATVKRCVDIFGALFGITLFSPLMLITAALIKITSPGPVIYSQERIGLHNRPFKMFKFRSMEVQDPNKEKKQWTTPHDPRVTPVGRFIRKTSIDEMPQFFNILIGDMSLVGPRPERPLFVEKFKEEIPRYMIKHQVRPGLTGWAQVNGYRGDTSITKRIEHDLYYIENWSLGFDFKIMFLTIFKGFINKNAY, from the coding sequence ATGATTAAAGATAACCAGAAAAGCCTGAACCATGTTCAGGTGCTTCTGGATGCAGTGGTGACAGCAGCAGCCTATGTGCTGGCGTGGTTTATTATCGTCAGCGGTAAGGTGGTGCCTTTAAGGGGGGCCACCCTTGAGCCGGGGCCTTATTTTGTGGCTCTTATATTTATTGTTCCTGTTTATCTGATCTTAAACGGCTGCTTTCACCTGTATGTACCCAAACGCATCCAGGGAAGACGGGTCGAATTTGCCAATATCTGTAAGGCAAATGTGATCGGTCTGATGCTTTTTACGCTGATCCTTTTCGGCGGACGAAGCTTTATTGTTCATCTGGGGTATTTCTCGACCAGAATGCTCCTGGTGTTTTTTGCTTTGAATATTCTTCTTCTGGCAGGAGAGAGACTGGCGATCCGTCTGTTTTTACGCTCTCTGCGTACCAATGGCTATAATCAGAAGCATGTGCTTATGATCGGTTACAGCCGTGCGGCAGAAGGTTTTATTGACCGGGTATCCTTAAATCCGGAATGGGGATACCACATCCAGGGGATCCTGGATGACCATAAAGATCCAGGCTATGTTTATAAGAAGATCCCGGTTTTAGGACCGATCTCCGATCTGGAGACATTTCTTGCTGCCAATACATTAGATGAGATCGTTATTACATTAAGTATCGGTGAGTACGCAAATCTGGAACAGATCGTAGCAGCCTGTGAAAAATCCGGCGTGCATACGAAATTTATTCCGGATTACAATAATATTATCCCTACGATCCCTTATATGGAAGATCTTCAGGGACTTCCTGTGATCAATATCCGCCATGTGCCGCTGACCAATGTATTTAATGCTACGGTAAAGCGTTGTGTGGATATTTTCGGGGCACTCTTTGGAATCACTCTGTTTTCACCCCTTATGCTGATCACAGCAGCACTGATCAAGATCACTTCTCCGGGACCGGTCATTTACAGTCAGGAGCGCATCGGACTGCACAACCGTCCTTTTAAAATGTTTAAATTCCGTTCCATGGAAGTCCAGGATCCAAACAAGGAGAAAAAGCAGTGGACTACTCCACATGATCCACGGGTTACTCCGGTTGGACGTTTTATACGAAAGACAAGCATTGATGAGATGCCTCAGTTTTTTAATATCCTCATCGGGGATATGAGTCTGGTAGGCCCAAGACCGGAGCGGCCTCTTTTTGTAGAAAAGTTTAAGGAAGAGATCCCACGTTATATGATCAAGCACCAGGTAAGACCGGGTCTTACAGGATGGGCACAGGTCAATGGTTACAGGGGTGATACTTCTATTACAAAG